In Zunongwangia profunda SM-A87, the following proteins share a genomic window:
- a CDS encoding DUF4134 domain-containing protein — protein sequence MALLTIQYSAYAQDGIEGINEANTKVRSYFAAGTNLMYAVGAILGLIGAVKVYQKWNNGDQDTGKVAAAWFGSCIFLVVVATVIQSFFGI from the coding sequence ATGGCATTATTAACCATTCAATACAGTGCCTATGCTCAGGATGGTATTGAGGGAATCAACGAAGCCAACACCAAAGTACGCAGCTACTTTGCCGCAGGCACCAACCTGATGTATGCCGTGGGAGCTATCCTTGGCTTAATTGGGGCAGTCAAGGTGTATCAAAAATGGAATAATGGCGATCAGGATACCGGCAAAGTGGCTGCCGCCTGGTTTGGCAGTTGTATTTTCCTGGTGGTTGTGGCTACCGTGATCCAGTCATTCTTCGGTATCTAA
- a CDS encoding Eco57I restriction-modification methylase domain-containing protein produces MAYNISEKLQDNIRAIRIALSHQDGKELSPDEVSNLKKFSGFGGIKAILYPYGTQEEWSANGATKEDLKHHAGIMDLHDLLKENYGETQYRNIISSLRNSVLTAFYTPQVVPETLYTVLAAQNLQPKRLYEPSAGSGVFISEAVRAFPELEQITAVEKDTLSGLVLSAINGTLTVPAETHITGFEEAPVADNSSYDLIVSNIPFGNFSVYDEVYPDKALSGKIHNYFFAKGLDKLADGGLMAYITTDAFLNSPSNQKAREYLFEKADFISLSVMPDNLMKDTGNTEAPNHLLIVQKNATKETLSEEEALLITTVPLENEYGTYHSNSYIQQHRDIITGNILQPGKNQYGQAHETVWQQGDLNAIREKLGQTLTEGFNTRLNRERYFQSQSLPKEKQEFGGRKLTYLPMPENKAETVSVQLGLFDTAPAEQINRAIAYINPLDATVVRKESARMISTIRTTDKPTHESIVLLAAKQQKSNRYLYKLYSNVREIDHFSANWMDARLLGHELQNLSGELQGFAHTFTYEGDQTLEGIFQLNGQAARPFTDIQAFHKEGTLIVYQGQVGTLSEIDNDFKNAVFQPLGMQTDKHFYERYTSLRDQYLEISEKENTGTSVPQTERDELNQRYDRFISQYGQLNSQGNRRRILEDTAFGLTMLFSLERREGERFVKSDMFTGTAQASTKRFVTDDPIEALAHSLNDTGKVDVGFISAAMGLEEPETVARLGEHIYLNPVSKDWETADQFLSGNVVEKLRQAKQQTDTENDTPQAQRSLAALEKVQPERIPFELLDFNLGERWIPVSYYERFAAELFEQHTDINYFPSLDAFKVTTGMNTKVAREFAVTPKSRRTTYGYTLLEHALENTTPFFTYEVFVGDGKSIRVPDNEAIQLAHQKIDQIRHGFIDWLKELPDTDKKHLENLYNDTFNCYVLREFDGSHLNFPGLDKKALGIEDLYSSQKNAAWRIIQNRGALIDHEVGLGKTLTMIVSAQEMKRLGIVQKPMILALKANVNQIAETYRKAYPHARILSPGQNDFTPAKRLRLFHEIKNNNWDCIILTHDQFGKIPQSPDMQQQIFQTELDHIERDLNTVRELGGAISKKMLKGLEIRKNNLEGKLKTVLKDIEEKKDTGINFKEMGVDHLFVDESHKFKNLTFTTRHNRVAGLGNMAGSQKALNMLFAVRTLQERFNSDLCVTFLSGTPISNSLTEMYLLFKYLRPKEMERQRIENFDGWAAVFARKTTDFEFSVTNEIIAKERFRHFIKVPELALFYNEITDYKTARHINLDKPELSETLVNIPPTPQQSVFIKNLMQFAKTGNGELIGRGRLTPEEDKGRMLIATNYAKKMAADMRLVDDWKYGDHPDNKVNTAARKIAEIYTNTQPHKGTQIVFSDIGTPKPDRFNIYDTLKEKLVRDFHIPATEVTFIHDWTDRKKPELFRKMNWGEIRILIGSTEKAGTGLNVQERVVAMHHLDIPWKPSELEQRNGRGARQGNRIAKEHYGNQVQNYVYAVEQSLDNYKFNLLKNKQTFISQMKNSELNVRTIDEGAVDEKSGMNFSEYIAILSGDTSLLEKSKLEKKVAVMESLKHSYFRELTRHKYQLEKLQNDHASTEKILGKLSADAAVYKDRLQMTKEGTKANPIQLDGITVRDSEAIGKHIIQLYQNWKPKAGQHEEKFGNLYGFQLYIRRQQEAYEENGLFEYRYSNSFYAQREAEGIKYTYNNGLPNTDNPKLAARHFLNAIDRVEHLKERYKRNLSDLKNELPKIEKLTAKPFTKESELRELKTELANLERQIAIKIQENQLKQQQPNEPDEEQTPVIKLGEHQTNGHAVKESVVAASASERPRSRMRL; encoded by the coding sequence ATGGCTTACAATATTTCAGAAAAACTACAGGACAACATCAGGGCGATCCGAATCGCCCTGAGCCATCAAGACGGAAAGGAACTAAGTCCAGATGAAGTATCGAACCTGAAAAAATTCTCAGGTTTTGGAGGGATCAAGGCTATCCTATACCCTTATGGTACACAGGAAGAATGGTCAGCCAATGGGGCTACCAAAGAAGACCTGAAACACCACGCAGGTATTATGGATCTGCATGACCTGTTGAAAGAGAATTATGGTGAAACTCAATATAGGAATATCATTTCTTCCTTACGTAATAGTGTGCTGACCGCCTTTTATACCCCGCAGGTAGTTCCCGAAACTTTATATACTGTCCTTGCAGCCCAAAACCTGCAACCCAAACGCTTGTATGAACCTTCGGCAGGTTCCGGTGTTTTTATCAGTGAAGCGGTAAGGGCTTTTCCTGAATTGGAACAGATTACCGCCGTAGAGAAAGATACCCTTTCAGGATTGGTACTCTCTGCTATCAACGGTACGCTTACTGTTCCGGCAGAAACCCATATCACCGGTTTTGAAGAAGCTCCTGTTGCGGACAATTCCAGCTATGACCTTATCGTCAGCAACATTCCGTTCGGCAATTTTTCGGTATATGATGAGGTTTATCCCGATAAAGCACTCTCGGGAAAAATACACAATTACTTTTTTGCAAAAGGCTTGGACAAACTGGCTGATGGTGGTCTCATGGCTTATATTACCACGGATGCTTTCCTAAATAGCCCATCCAATCAAAAAGCGAGGGAATACCTATTCGAAAAAGCAGATTTTATAAGCCTGTCCGTTATGCCTGATAACCTGATGAAGGATACCGGAAATACCGAAGCTCCCAACCACCTGCTGATTGTTCAAAAGAATGCAACAAAAGAGACCCTGTCCGAAGAAGAAGCCTTACTGATAACTACCGTACCATTAGAGAATGAATACGGAACTTACCATAGCAATAGCTATATTCAACAGCATCGGGACATTATTACGGGCAATATCCTCCAACCGGGTAAAAATCAATACGGACAGGCACACGAAACCGTATGGCAGCAAGGCGACCTCAATGCCATTCGTGAAAAACTTGGACAGACTCTTACCGAAGGTTTTAATACCCGTTTGAATCGGGAACGATATTTCCAAAGTCAATCCCTGCCAAAAGAAAAACAGGAATTTGGTGGCAGGAAGCTCACCTATCTTCCGATGCCCGAAAATAAAGCAGAAACCGTTTCGGTACAGTTAGGGCTTTTTGATACCGCTCCGGCAGAACAGATTAACCGTGCCATAGCCTATATCAATCCTTTGGATGCCACCGTGGTTCGAAAAGAAAGTGCACGGATGATCAGTACGATTCGCACTACTGATAAACCTACGCACGAGAGTATTGTACTCTTGGCAGCCAAACAACAAAAATCCAATCGCTATCTGTATAAACTCTATTCCAATGTCAGGGAGATTGATCATTTCTCCGCCAATTGGATGGATGCACGCTTATTGGGGCATGAACTGCAAAACCTGTCCGGGGAGTTACAAGGATTTGCCCATACGTTTACCTATGAGGGCGACCAAACCTTAGAAGGGATATTTCAATTAAACGGGCAGGCAGCACGTCCCTTTACCGATATACAAGCCTTTCATAAAGAAGGTACACTGATCGTTTATCAGGGACAAGTAGGAACACTTTCCGAAATTGACAATGATTTTAAAAATGCGGTGTTCCAACCCCTGGGGATGCAAACCGACAAACATTTCTATGAACGCTATACCAGCCTTCGGGATCAGTACCTGGAAATCTCCGAAAAAGAAAACACAGGAACTTCGGTTCCCCAAACCGAACGGGATGAGTTGAACCAGCGTTATGACCGGTTCATTTCCCAATACGGGCAGTTAAATAGCCAGGGTAACCGCAGGCGAATACTGGAAGATACCGCTTTCGGTTTGACCATGTTATTCTCCCTGGAACGCAGGGAAGGTGAACGCTTTGTCAAGTCCGATATGTTCACCGGCACTGCTCAGGCATCCACAAAACGCTTTGTCACCGATGACCCGATTGAAGCTCTGGCACATAGCCTGAATGATACAGGAAAGGTGGATGTCGGCTTTATTAGCGCGGCTATGGGATTGGAAGAACCGGAAACCGTTGCGCGTTTGGGCGAACATATTTACCTGAACCCGGTAAGCAAAGATTGGGAAACCGCAGATCAGTTCCTGAGTGGTAACGTGGTGGAAAAATTACGCCAAGCAAAACAACAAACGGATACCGAAAATGATACCCCACAAGCACAGCGAAGCCTGGCCGCTTTGGAAAAAGTTCAACCCGAACGCATCCCTTTCGAACTATTGGATTTTAATCTGGGGGAACGCTGGATTCCCGTGAGCTATTACGAACGTTTTGCAGCAGAACTTTTTGAACAACATACGGATATCAATTATTTTCCTTCCCTGGATGCCTTTAAGGTGACCACCGGGATGAATACCAAAGTAGCCCGGGAATTTGCCGTCACCCCGAAAAGCCGACGGACGACCTACGGCTATACCTTGCTCGAACATGCTTTGGAAAATACAACACCGTTTTTCACCTATGAGGTATTCGTTGGGGATGGCAAAAGCATACGGGTTCCCGATAACGAAGCCATTCAACTGGCACACCAAAAGATCGACCAGATACGACATGGCTTTATAGACTGGCTCAAGGAACTGCCGGATACCGATAAAAAGCATCTCGAAAACCTTTATAACGATACCTTCAATTGTTATGTATTACGGGAGTTTGACGGTAGTCACCTGAACTTTCCAGGACTGGACAAAAAGGCTTTGGGCATTGAAGATTTGTACAGCAGTCAAAAAAATGCCGCCTGGCGCATCATCCAGAACCGGGGCGCACTCATCGATCACGAGGTGGGATTGGGGAAAACCCTTACCATGATCGTTTCCGCCCAGGAAATGAAACGGCTCGGTATTGTCCAAAAACCGATGATCCTTGCCCTGAAAGCCAATGTCAATCAAATTGCAGAAACCTATCGCAAAGCCTATCCCCATGCCAGGATATTGTCCCCGGGGCAAAATGATTTCACCCCAGCTAAAAGGCTGCGCTTATTCCACGAAATCAAAAACAACAACTGGGATTGTATCATCCTGACCCATGACCAGTTCGGTAAAATACCACAGTCTCCGGACATGCAGCAACAGATCTTCCAGACGGAACTGGATCACATCGAGCGTGACCTGAATACCGTAAGGGAGTTGGGCGGGGCAATTTCCAAAAAGATGCTCAAAGGGCTGGAAATCCGCAAAAACAACCTCGAAGGAAAATTAAAAACGGTACTCAAAGACATTGAAGAAAAGAAAGATACGGGCATCAACTTTAAGGAAATGGGTGTTGACCATTTGTTTGTGGACGAATCCCATAAATTCAAAAACCTGACCTTTACCACACGTCATAACCGAGTGGCCGGACTGGGGAATATGGCGGGGAGCCAAAAGGCACTCAACATGCTTTTTGCCGTGCGCACCTTGCAGGAACGCTTCAATTCCGATCTCTGTGTGACCTTCTTATCAGGCACACCGATTTCCAACAGCCTGACGGAAATGTACCTTCTTTTTAAATACCTGCGACCTAAAGAAATGGAACGTCAGCGTATTGAAAATTTTGACGGCTGGGCAGCGGTATTTGCCCGTAAAACCACGGACTTTGAGTTTAGTGTCACCAATGAGATCATTGCCAAAGAACGCTTCCGTCATTTTATCAAAGTCCCTGAACTGGCTTTGTTCTATAACGAGATTACCGATTACAAAACCGCCAGGCACATCAACCTGGATAAACCGGAACTGAGTGAAACCCTGGTCAATATTCCGCCTACACCGCAGCAATCGGTGTTTATAAAAAACCTAATGCAATTTGCCAAGACCGGGAATGGAGAACTGATCGGGCGTGGCAGGCTGACCCCCGAAGAAGATAAAGGGCGTATGCTTATAGCAACCAATTACGCCAAGAAAATGGCAGCCGATATGCGATTGGTAGATGACTGGAAATACGGAGACCATCCGGATAACAAGGTGAATACCGCAGCAAGAAAGATCGCTGAAATATATACCAATACCCAACCTCATAAAGGGACGCAGATTGTTTTTTCAGATATCGGTACCCCGAAACCGGATCGGTTTAATATTTATGATACCCTGAAGGAAAAACTGGTGAGGGATTTCCACATCCCTGCCACGGAAGTCACTTTTATTCACGACTGGACGGATCGCAAGAAACCGGAACTCTTCCGTAAGATGAACTGGGGTGAAATCCGCATCCTAATCGGAAGTACGGAAAAAGCGGGAACCGGTTTAAATGTACAGGAACGTGTGGTGGCGATGCATCACCTGGATATTCCCTGGAAGCCTTCGGAACTGGAACAACGCAACGGCCGTGGGGCACGACAGGGTAACCGTATTGCCAAAGAACATTACGGCAATCAGGTACAGAATTATGTCTATGCCGTGGAGCAATCGCTGGACAATTACAAATTCAACCTGCTTAAAAACAAGCAGACCTTCATTTCACAAATGAAGAACAGTGAACTCAATGTCCGTACCATTGATGAAGGAGCGGTGGATGAAAAAAGCGGTATGAACTTCTCCGAATACATTGCCATCCTTTCCGGAGACACTTCCCTCTTAGAGAAAAGCAAACTGGAAAAGAAAGTGGCGGTGATGGAAAGCCTGAAACATTCCTACTTTAGGGAACTCACCCGTCATAAATACCAGTTGGAAAAACTGCAAAACGATCATGCTTCCACGGAAAAAATACTCGGAAAGCTCTCTGCCGATGCAGCCGTGTATAAAGACCGTCTCCAGATGACCAAAGAAGGTACGAAAGCCAACCCCATTCAATTGGACGGAATAACGGTTCGGGACAGTGAAGCTATTGGTAAACATATTATCCAGTTGTATCAAAACTGGAAGCCAAAAGCCGGGCAGCACGAAGAAAAATTTGGCAACCTATACGGTTTTCAGTTATACATCCGCAGGCAACAGGAAGCCTACGAAGAAAACGGACTCTTTGAATACCGGTATTCCAATAGTTTCTATGCGCAAAGGGAAGCTGAGGGGATCAAATACACCTACAATAACGGGTTGCCCAATACGGATAATCCGAAGCTGGCAGCACGGCATTTTTTAAATGCCATTGACCGGGTGGAGCATCTTAAAGAGCGGTATAAGCGGAACCTTTCCGACCTGAAAAACGAGCTTCCCAAGATTGAAAAACTAACCGCCAAACCTTTTACAAAGGAGAGTGAACTGCGGGAGCTGAAAACGGAACTTGCCAATCTGGAGCGACAGATCGCTATTAAAATTCAGGAAAACCAGTTAAAGCAACAGCAACCCAATGAACCGGATGAAGAACAAACCCCGGTTATCAAACTCGGGGAACATCAAACAAACGGGCATGCCGTCAAAGAATCTGTAGTAGCTGCTTCAGCATCCGAGCGTCCCCGTAGCAGGATGCGATTGTAA
- a CDS encoding DUF4133 domain-containing protein, producing MANSVYQVNKGINRSIEFKGLKAQYIWYLGGGVVGLLIVFAIMYIIGLPTLVCIGVILGSGTLLVMKIYRMSHQYGEHGLMKTLARKQVPKAIHSRSRRAFLKR from the coding sequence ATGGCAAATAGTGTATATCAGGTTAATAAAGGAATTAACCGCAGTATCGAATTTAAGGGATTAAAAGCCCAGTATATCTGGTATTTGGGTGGCGGTGTGGTGGGATTGCTCATCGTATTTGCCATCATGTATATCATCGGCCTGCCCACACTGGTATGTATCGGTGTTATTCTCGGCTCAGGCACCTTGCTGGTGATGAAGATCTACCGGATGAGCCATCAATACGGGGAACACGGACTTATGAAAACCCTGGCACGAAAACAGGTTCCCAAAGCAATCCACTCTAGGAGCCGCAGGGCTTTTTTAAAACGATAA
- a CDS encoding TraG family conjugative transposon ATPase: MEKMLNDLLPIMDVEHDCILSKQGDVTVVFKADLPEIFTLSDQEYEAFHQAWVKAIKVLPKFSVLYKQDWFLQTGHQPDFTKTDTSFLSRASEQFFNERPFLDHSCYILLTKKPNNRKTATSAYSSLLRRSIVPEETLKPSLLQDFLDAAGQFKRIIEDSGFVKLTRLRKKELWSGKRTMGIIEKYCYLSERADSYLMGDINFQEGLQVGSKHCQLYTLGDAADLPALCGSRINYDKYSTDKTKFSIGFASTLGQLLPCNHIYNQYLFIEDAQKTITKLESKRLRLQSLSAYSRENMIARDATNDFLNEAISQQRLPVKAHFNVLVWMEDKEELKDLKNKVSSALAQMDAVAKQETIGAPQIFWAGIPGNAADFPMNDTFDTFVEQATCFLNLETGYRTSLSPVGIRLGDRMTGKPVHVDISDEPMNMGICTNRNKFILGPSGSGKSFFTNHMVRSYYEQGTHIVLVDVGHSYKGLCDMVNGYYFTYSEENPIRFNPFFIGEGDNLDTEKKESIKTLLLALWKKDDEAFKRSEYVALSNAITGYYQHLEKNPSVFPCFNSFYEFLRDEYVTVLQQDRVKDRDFDMDNFLYVLRPYYLGGEFDYLLNATENLNLLQERFIVFELDNIKDHPILFPVVTIIIMEVFINKMRKMKGIRKMILIEEAWKALMKEGFAEYIKYLFKTVRKFFGEAIVVTQEVEDIISSPVVKQAIINNSDCKILLDQSKYQNKFDQIQELLGLTEKEKALVLSVNKANDPARKYKEVFISLGGMLSKVYRTEVSVEEYLAYTTEQTEKVKLMEYAAKFGGDIRKGIAAMAEDLKLKK, encoded by the coding sequence ATGGAAAAAATGTTGAATGATCTATTACCGATTATGGATGTGGAACACGACTGCATCCTGAGCAAACAAGGCGATGTCACCGTAGTGTTTAAAGCAGACCTGCCGGAGATATTTACCCTTTCCGATCAGGAATACGAAGCTTTTCATCAGGCCTGGGTAAAAGCCATTAAGGTATTGCCCAAATTCAGTGTACTGTATAAACAGGACTGGTTTTTGCAAACCGGGCATCAGCCTGATTTCACCAAAACGGATACCAGCTTTTTAAGCCGGGCAAGTGAGCAGTTTTTTAATGAACGTCCCTTTCTGGATCATAGCTGTTATATCCTGCTGACCAAAAAACCGAATAATCGCAAAACCGCAACTTCTGCCTATTCCAGCCTGCTACGCAGAAGCATCGTACCGGAAGAAACGCTGAAGCCCTCCTTGTTACAGGATTTTCTGGACGCTGCCGGTCAGTTCAAACGTATCATCGAAGACAGCGGCTTTGTAAAACTGACCCGGTTACGGAAAAAGGAACTGTGGAGCGGTAAACGCACAATGGGTATCATTGAAAAGTACTGCTACCTGTCCGAGCGTGCTGATAGCTACCTTATGGGAGATATCAATTTCCAAGAAGGCTTACAGGTGGGCTCCAAACATTGCCAACTTTATACCTTGGGGGATGCTGCCGACCTGCCGGCACTTTGTGGCAGTCGTATCAATTACGATAAGTACAGTACGGACAAAACCAAATTCAGTATCGGTTTTGCCTCTACGCTGGGTCAATTACTGCCCTGTAATCACATTTACAATCAGTACCTCTTTATCGAGGATGCCCAGAAAACGATCACTAAATTGGAATCCAAAAGATTACGGTTGCAATCCCTGTCTGCTTACAGCAGGGAAAATATGATTGCCCGTGATGCGACCAATGATTTTTTAAATGAAGCCATCAGTCAGCAACGCCTTCCGGTAAAAGCCCATTTTAATGTATTGGTATGGATGGAAGATAAGGAAGAACTCAAAGACCTGAAAAACAAAGTATCCTCCGCACTGGCACAAATGGATGCGGTTGCCAAACAAGAAACCATAGGTGCCCCTCAGATATTTTGGGCAGGCATTCCCGGCAATGCCGCTGATTTTCCGATGAACGATACCTTCGACACCTTTGTCGAACAGGCTACTTGTTTTCTGAACCTGGAAACGGGCTACCGTACTTCCTTAAGTCCCGTCGGGATTCGTTTGGGAGATCGGATGACAGGCAAACCTGTGCATGTAGACATTAGCGATGAACCTATGAACATGGGAATTTGCACCAACCGGAACAAATTTATATTGGGTCCCTCCGGGAGCGGAAAATCCTTTTTTACCAACCATATGGTACGCAGCTATTACGAGCAGGGAACCCATATTGTTCTGGTGGATGTAGGACATAGCTATAAAGGCTTGTGTGATATGGTAAACGGCTACTATTTTACCTATAGTGAAGAAAACCCGATCCGTTTCAACCCCTTCTTTATCGGGGAGGGCGACAATCTGGACACGGAAAAGAAAGAAAGTATCAAAACACTGCTGCTCGCCCTTTGGAAAAAGGATGATGAAGCCTTTAAACGCAGTGAGTATGTAGCGCTTTCCAATGCCATTACCGGGTATTACCAGCACCTTGAGAAGAATCCATCGGTGTTTCCTTGTTTCAATAGCTTTTATGAATTCCTGCGGGATGAGTATGTAACGGTACTTCAACAGGATCGGGTAAAAGACCGGGATTTTGATATGGATAATTTCCTGTATGTACTCCGCCCGTATTATCTGGGCGGGGAATTTGACTACCTGCTCAATGCTACGGAAAACCTGAACCTTTTACAGGAACGCTTTATCGTATTTGAACTGGACAATATCAAAGATCATCCCATCCTCTTCCCGGTAGTGACCATCATTATCATGGAAGTCTTCATCAACAAGATGCGTAAAATGAAAGGCATCCGTAAGATGATCTTAATTGAAGAAGCCTGGAAAGCCCTGATGAAAGAAGGCTTTGCGGAATACATCAAATACCTCTTTAAAACGGTACGGAAATTCTTTGGTGAGGCTATCGTGGTGACCCAGGAGGTGGAGGACATTATTTCTTCCCCCGTGGTCAAGCAGGCAATCATCAATAACAGCGATTGCAAAATACTGCTAGACCAGAGCAAGTACCAAAACAAATTTGATCAGATACAGGAACTTTTAGGATTGACGGAAAAAGAAAAAGCCCTCGTGTTGTCGGTCAATAAAGCCAATGACCCTGCCCGAAAATACAAAGAGGTCTTTATCAGTCTGGGTGGAATGCTCAGCAAGGTATACCGCACCGAAGTGAGTGTGGAAGAATACCTGGCGTATACGACCGAGCAGACCGAAAAGGTAAAACTGATGGAATATGCGGCAAAATTTGGCGGGGACATCCGCAAGGGCATTGCCGCAATGGCGGAAGATCTAAAACTTAAAAAATGA
- a CDS encoding tellurite resistance TerB family protein codes for MKKTGILIGLVICGLFCSFRASAQSAEIQQLLLNVEKLTQFKQILSDMKKGYQILEGGYNTIKDISEGNFSLHKAFLDGLMEVSPTVRNYKRVGDIVNYQVILVREYRNAHDRFQSDGNFNPQELAYLGQVYDNLFDESLRNLDELLVIITAGKARMSDDERLQAIDRIYADMQDKLMFLRHFNNNTTILAVQRAKERNDARTIRNIYMV; via the coding sequence ATGAAAAAAACAGGAATACTTATAGGACTTGTGATCTGCGGGCTCTTCTGCTCGTTTAGGGCATCAGCGCAATCCGCAGAGATACAACAGCTCTTGCTCAATGTAGAAAAACTGACCCAGTTCAAACAGATATTGAGCGATATGAAAAAAGGCTATCAGATATTGGAAGGGGGTTACAATACCATCAAGGATATATCGGAAGGGAACTTTAGCCTACACAAAGCTTTTCTGGACGGGCTGATGGAAGTAAGCCCCACCGTTCGCAACTACAAACGTGTGGGCGATATTGTGAATTATCAGGTGATACTGGTCAGGGAATACCGGAATGCGCATGACCGATTTCAAAGTGACGGGAATTTCAATCCGCAGGAACTGGCGTATCTCGGACAGGTGTATGATAACCTCTTTGATGAAAGCCTGCGAAATCTCGATGAATTACTGGTCATCATTACGGCAGGTAAAGCCCGTATGAGTGATGATGAACGTTTACAGGCCATTGACCGGATCTATGCCGATATGCAGGACAAACTAATGTTCCTCAGACACTTTAATAATAATACGACCATTCTTGCGGTGCAAAGGGCAAAAGAAAGAAATGATGCCCGCACCATTCGCAATATATATATGGTATAA
- the traJ gene encoding conjugative transposon protein TraJ has product MATYRKTAWLAVIGLLLPFMVSAQGIAGEISGLHSVLEQLYDEMMPLCSQLIGVGQALAGFAAMWYIASRVWGHLSRAEPIDFYPLFRPFVIGFCVLIFPSVLGLINGIMKPTVTATASMVEGSDRAIAVLLEKKEEAIKKTDVWQMYVGESGDGDRDRWYKYTHDNASSSDEGFFEGIGNDIKFAMSKASYNFRNSVKEWMSEVLRVLFEAAALCIDTLRTFQLIVLAILGPLVFGIAVFDGFQHTLTVWIARYINIFLWLPVANIFGSIIGKIQEKMLEMDIAQVQDYGDTFFSRTDMAYLVFMIIDIVGYFTVPSVANYIVHAGGGGALGQKVTSIFSSSSRAVMGAATGGASMAADAMGNAASRISQSMASNGTTNPYFKDGNSDGGGSGYMNDKLKGNS; this is encoded by the coding sequence ATGGCAACATATAGAAAAACCGCATGGCTCGCGGTTATAGGACTCCTATTGCCTTTTATGGTTAGTGCACAGGGCATTGCCGGTGAGATAAGCGGCTTGCATAGCGTATTAGAACAACTTTATGATGAAATGATGCCACTGTGCAGTCAGCTTATCGGCGTGGGACAGGCACTGGCGGGATTTGCCGCCATGTGGTATATCGCTTCCAGGGTCTGGGGACATTTGTCAAGAGCGGAACCTATCGACTTTTACCCGCTTTTTCGCCCGTTTGTCATCGGGTTTTGTGTGCTGATATTCCCTTCCGTTCTGGGATTGATCAACGGGATCATGAAACCCACGGTGACCGCTACCGCTTCGATGGTGGAAGGCTCCGACAGGGCAATTGCGGTGCTTTTGGAAAAGAAGGAAGAAGCTATCAAAAAAACGGATGTATGGCAGATGTATGTAGGTGAAAGCGGTGACGGTGACCGGGACAGGTGGTATAAATACACCCATGATAATGCCAGTTCTTCCGATGAAGGCTTTTTTGAAGGGATTGGCAACGACATCAAGTTTGCCATGTCCAAAGCCTCTTACAATTTCCGCAATTCGGTCAAGGAATGGATGAGTGAAGTACTTCGAGTGCTTTTTGAAGCCGCAGCCTTATGTATCGATACGCTACGCACCTTTCAGTTAATAGTGCTTGCCATTTTGGGGCCGCTGGTATTTGGGATTGCCGTCTTTGATGGGTTTCAGCATACCCTGACCGTTTGGATTGCCCGATATATCAATATTTTTCTCTGGCTTCCGGTAGCCAATATTTTCGGGAGCATTATCGGAAAAATCCAGGAGAAAATGCTGGAAATGGACATTGCCCAGGTACAGGATTACGGGGATACTTTTTTCAGCCGGACGGATATGGCGTATCTGGTCTTTATGATTATTGACATTGTGGGATACTTTACCGTGCCTTCGGTAGCCAATTACATTGTCCATGCAGGAGGTGGTGGTGCTTTGGGACAGAAAGTCACCAGTATCTTCAGCAGTTCCTCCAGAGCGGTTATGGGAGCAGCTACAGGCGGAGCCAGCATGGCGGCGGATGCAATGGGTAATGCTGCAAGTCGTATTTCCCAGAGTATGGCCAGCAATGGTACAACCAATCCTTATTTCAAGGATGGCAATTCGGATGGCGGTGGCTCCGGCTATATGAATGACAAACTCAAAGGTAATTCTTAA